One window of the Plasmodium vivax chromosome 2, whole genome shotgun sequence genome contains the following:
- a CDS encoding hypothetical protein, conserved (encoded by transcript PVX_081820A), producing MGRVIKEFYNLRHRYLDKRKETNINILKSTRNKITCNNDVAVTNASTHLRENKDECNKNAATSANKVKAQRKTSGFRKNHESAEHSGRHKDRTKHKGEEKGSDKIGKTSKMAKIAKIAKIDKGDKSDANDANYANGANKANNAPEGPINHKTGPKGKKCQLHKSEGCKDHNISYDDQHAGECKIIANTNETDTCSDVYVANSNNPSEYPHNDNKLSSHSGSTSNKTHEHLVEEENINNVNNSEIKNVYDVLDKNFGFISCTINSNGANTRGGTSSIIQSDCRRKHEQQNYSRATSNICDNRNDGEKVAHATISCDKVNANGNAKNDDHVEGSNSYCGEKCDDDVVKNICEGGPQMNEGSHNSRYPFTDEKDLSVLENIDSSGDHNVTNESIHIKEKENTLNINKVSFPKECQSNLLISEKNEDHSCHNPSFLNNKINELTDRYTHCAETTHHGTNDTHDNPMGSKLQMDKTIYRYHCDRDQISNSQNVKGITSCEDSGEQYNNQVCVNTCGKNPTNQNEKHFEDAHKSNVALTKCLSSNNSEQKEKRNGTSNTGSEDHSTNYRTQNGNDAGDAYSSSRNNGHNDNCYGHNCNSSNNAKNGSDDDKNGSDDDKNGRDDDKNDRDDDKNASDDDKNDSDDEKNESEDEKNQSDHEHNEFDAEGKPNRDSFKNSHKAVNPDYHELPIQQSKFYSKEAQHEEVSNLYKEMLTKHMNSSGDLLKELHMQKNERENSPNNKYLEEDNYVRSDDITLPINHFLKKKENYNWNKEHYEIFHSLNDIICEVKKKSNLFINNYKNKEMAIDSSNNALKSKIDSTRFSSINKNGNYSNRMHLPTYADSNIRKKYSAEHSSNNLYNHKIGSNNALNVKHTSHLGSRNNSAYPPEMEDSSGYGCNSYKGNHIDDVSCNSANCSEHDCDKQPLRNNRSPIKCSKISNFKMYNMGTENIHVGNSTNKATLQCDGNFKTQRSDPFEHNSHLLHKNKQKESCYSKQVLLKNVAHKVDSNFVQIKKKENISAHTDPFNEHAKVKDIYVKESPNGKDSLINKDMYNNFTLTETSSALPYAQHNKGSNAPFDSSLMNSYFYLKNELKEVDDIHTSISNDIKANGQWSQRRSLPTSLPTSLPTSLPANLPAKGVENPQKDAPYSNTRSNAHQPISHHHEVTKASRNNTEKETDRIMAAKGYLDRNHNFLQCNQYADNHIVLEDSVEDVTYEIKHANEEMGANRSGATNTARNANPFLTKCYNEKNDYEYIEDDNSVYSVNNGQPDQKVPYLIINNGHRTSDKMDGVHYAPERTLNRGDFLSANDTHGFFPKGGNNNGVCSMEDGDVVEVIPSEVEVTSATLAADNYSQQSGDHTCNRGSKGSNYESGNCERGNLERGNCGGKKKHSSCAELPSSRKTVGNNYLTRSKSSLDIQHNYSDHSIDSIYDRRRNRLYEYDSVMGRKKLRKQGRPKLTQKATKKKRKTRSLNDIDMNYSVEVPKLGRGKRRKRGFKLRSKNKNKNISAISSGNGKRSESTNMNSSSHEMCNPNRDPFNYEKMEDEPIHMTNEEFHHSKISSGNINYEQSNLNPYRQRITAADYNGGGIASADMKGSSLSSIDYYRNYDSVQCVKGDLLKNEKFPFIFYDSNIRNLVIYYKEDCSDEIKCKYFSAQRFGHATAKKIALNFLRSLGINPDHLENNNVFSYEKDSKSKLFNMARGKAYVDKEENSNINLIYDTKKRNVIVSWINKVKGYSFRKFSTQRFGFDVALCLSIDFYKNLGGEKEEEEIRNYINKVNSNFKSIRILTSKKKKRNLKGKIIDATTEFMDLYSNSYENMYDHTSLSYFYFSNIKYNIENIKRRSTQNGTSTNKEMNKYTNLFYITDQFYQIFECKLKNIHMEQVKMTRVYQYDFFLNKTFYFLYLKYLENVKSALCDENVHNFATMCEQVKSCRRGKQGNQCKPYKQCTVQPCHKVLSATDEQYASDTPTNYFQLVDLYCDSDIHRNCTNGNINYFMSKMDYYRDEDILMKGYYTADDTKLYELFFLSSGRKGGLEEDTSLVDLNSNSYNDRVYPERIYHKKLYKNEDHHSELYPGGVSPVQKTNRRTTRNKNAERGKPFQDYHFYYNSGNELGSGNGNPSGDGNNCNCGSNNCGDVNSSSSGSKRKNSYSQFDNTDDDDDDDVWVYNEKKKGTIKRRRMSKHRKRSKTKGKAKHSTMSKRNSIMSTKKSESYYEDEDEEGDEDEEGDEDEEEMLLNQVSSYKKVGKEANKMRNKSTGRGKNKGAHKGASKKTGRGTNKRMHKRTLKNANKGVAKGGTRGINKGNHQEQHNMNYLKNKKFSSTNKNISNLLTKGRKYILCYNYMGKIQVKVFSADIYGSMTAQKKSVAFLQQVRRELKSEGKILYSESDSKTAYDVTTSLMESALLNPYDHHGSSMNNNIQCADLPSQANNTVVKKRRGRKRKKREDAVEEVFEMAVALQAGQLEWKAQFAQEQAKQEDAEQQTNRQTNRQTNQLTNQLTNQQTYQQSDLGAQKCAGGRTTIGKGKENEPSSQLSSQMNTQISDENAPANNYQHTKLSDSADYQSMHYFYENEDNNENVSMCQLHSCEDKMVNTNDPIILSESLMKTYSPSEQLHSALDTQNKDYNGKEEEYEKGTFGEPVKRNPNGSDPPLNEYINDTTREERNPFDHKSGVNSLNKAAPSISCTKRYSDATEYEISTMVSNKREHLNSTIRSESEDEKGKVTSQINQNEQLSLHLGKDKTQNSSLIGIAKHNYLSSDKRSAIEDPQKGKINTSICFNKLNSEQKVVKGYLTLRKEKTITPNVKRVYSLYDLYTKIINECDYADFLSQHSARKILKNRKGDPNYGPNDDPNEDPNDDLNDDPNDDLMDDQDDDPNYDPNYDLMGDQDDDPNDDPLDDFSPYSKRIIMKSGKTERANRNRIPRTRRNQGGLANNEVVNKSECRDKANLPKGKETKAERGTATGRGTREDAEMEKFIKSGESLSSSDHACSPRNFKNDWSGLVKYNTAKGVVKIPKICVHKLARKKGYTKLTCIIYRGKGEFVSYFLERSNKKSNDRNAVQNEKKEDDITKPKVPLKSIEKDGCAKSNTYQCSTGGNAAKEQATQSNKKYYLREKQSNLLSENAMF from the coding sequence atgggtagaGTTATCAAagaattttacaatttaagGCATAGATATTTGgataaaaggaaagagacaaatataaatattttaaaaagtactagaaataaaataacgtgCAATAATGACGTAGCGGTTACAAATGCATCCACCCATTTACGCGAAAATAAAGATGAATGCAACAAGAATGCAGCAACAAGCGCGAATAAGGTAAAGGCGCAGAGGAAGACCTCTGGGTTCAGGAAGAACCATGAGTCGGCTGAACACAGTGGGAGGCATAAAGACAGGACCAAACACAAAGGCGAAGAGAAAGGCAGCgacaaaattggcaaaacgagcaaaatggctaaaatAGCCAAAATAGCCAAAATTGATAAAGGCGATAAAAGCGACGCGAACGATGCGAATTATGCGAACGGTGCAAACAAGGCGAACAACGCACCGGAGGGACCAATCAACCACAAAACAGGTCccaaaggtaaaaaatgccAATTGCACAAATCGGAAGGGTGCAAAGACCACAACATAAGCTACGATGACCAACACGCAGGCGAATGTAAAATCATCGCAAATACGAATGAAACAGACACCTGTTCAGATGTTTACGTGGCAAATTCAAACAACCCGTCAGAGTATCCCCATAATGATAACAAATTGAGTAGCCACTCGGGCTCTACCTCCAACAAGACACATGAGCACCTcgttgaagaggaaaacatcAACAACGTGAATAATtccgaaataaaaaacgtgtACGACGTTttagataaaaattttggtTTCATCTCCTGCACTATTAATAGTAACGGAGCTAACACGAGAGGCGGCACCAGTAGCATAATTCAAAGTGACTGCCGACGTAAGCATGAGCAACAAAATTACAGCCGTGCTACATCTAATATTTGCGACAACAGGAATGATGGCGAAAAAGTGGCGCACGCAACGATAAGTTGTGACAAAGTAAATGCAAatggaaatgcaaaaaatgatgatcATGTCGAAGGTAGTAATTCCTACTGTGGTGAAAAATGTGATGATGATGTCGTGAAGAATATATGCGAGGGGGGGCCCCAAATGAATGAAGGTAGTCATAATAGTAGGTACCCCTTCACCGATGAAAAAGATTTATCCGTTTTGGAGAATATTGACTCGTCTGGGGACCACAATGTAACAAATGAAAGTATCcacataaaagaaaaagaaaatacacTTAACATAAACAAAGTGAGCTTTCCAAAGGAGTGCCAATCCAATCTGTTAataagcgaaaaaaatgaggaccATAGCTGCCATAACCCTTCATttcttaataataaaataaacgaacTAACGGATAGATACACACACTGTGCAGAGACAACGCACCATGGAACTAATGACACACATGATAACCCTATGGGCAGTAAGCTCCAAATGGATAAAACGATTTATAGGTACCACTGCGATAGGGACCAAATTAGCAATAGCCAAAATGTCAAGGGTATAACCAGTTGCGAGGACAGCGGGGAACAATATAACAACCAAGTCTGTGTGAACACCTGTGGAAAGAATCCCACaaatcaaaatgaaaaacattttgaGGATGCACATAAGTCGAATGTCGCCCTCACAAAGTGCCTTTCAAGTAACAACTCtgagcaaaaagaaaaaaggaacggcACCAGCAACACTGGCAGCGAGGACCATAGCACCAATTATCGcacgcaaaatggaaacgaCGCCGGAGATGCCTACAGCAGTAGCCGCAACAACGGACATAATGACAACTGCTACGGTCATAACTGCAACAGTAGCAACAATGCGAAAAATGGCAGTGACGACGATAAAAATGGCAGCGATGATGATAAGAATGGCCGGGACGATGATAAAAATGACCGGGACGATGACAAAAATGCCAGTGATGATGACAAAAACGACAGCGACGATGAAAAGAACGAAAGCGAAGATGAAAAGAACCAAAGTGACCACGAGCATAACGAGTTTGATGCGGAGGGGAAACCCAATAGGGATAGCTTCAAAAATTCCCACAAGGCTGTCAACCCAGATTACCACGAACTACCGATCCAGCAGAGCAAATTCTATTCCAAAGAAGCCCAACACGAGGAAGTAAGCAACCTGTACAAAGAAATGCTGACCAAACACATGAACAGTTCAGGCGATTTACTCAAAGAATTACATatgcagaaaaatgaaagggaaaacaGCCCAAATAATAAATACCTAGAAGAGGACAATTACGTAAGAAGTGATGATATAACCCTACCCATTAATCatttcctcaaaaaaaaagaaaactatAATTGGAATAAAGAACATTACGAAATATTCCACTCGTTAAATGATATAATAtgtgaagtgaaaaaaaaaagcaacttgtttataaataattataagaatAAGGAGATGGCCATAGACAGTAGTAACAACGCACTAAAGAGCAAAATCGATAGCACCCGCTTCAGCAGCATAAACAAGAATGGCAATTACTCCAACCGTATGCACCTCCCAACCTATGCAGATAgcaatataagaaaaaaatatagtgcCGAACATTCCAGTAACAATTTGTATAATCACAAAATCGGCAGCAACAATGCATTAAATGTAAAGCATACGTCCCATTTAGGGTCCAGAAACAACAGTGCTTATCCCCCCGAGATGGAGGACTCCTCTGGTTATGGCTGCAACAGTTACAAAGGTAACCACATTGACGATGTCAGCTGCAACAGCGCGAACTGCAGCGAACACGATTGTGATAAACAGCCCCTTAGAAATAATAGAAGCCCCATCAAATGCAGCAAAATAAGCAACTTCAAAATGTACAACATGGGGACGGAGAATATACACGTAGGAAACTCCACGAATAAGGCAACTCTCCAATGCGACGGGAACTTTAAGACCCAGCGAAGCGACCCGTTCGAACACAACAGTCACCTCCTCCAtaagaataaacaaaaagaaagCTGCTATTCCAAGCAGGTACTGTTAAAAAACGTGGCACACAAAGTAGACAGCAATTTCGTgcaaattaagaaaaaggaaaacataagCGCACACACGGATCCCTTTAACGAGCACGCAAAAGTGAAAGACATATATGTGAAGGAAAGCCCAAATGGTAAAGATAGCTTAATAAATAAAGATATGTACAACAATTTTACATTAACAGAGACGTCGAGTGCACTTCCATATGCACAACACAACAAAGGGAGCAATGCCCCCTTCGACAGTTCTCTTATGAAttcctatttttatttaaaaaatgagttaaaaGAAGTAGACGACATTCACACATCCATCTCGAACGACATCAAGGCGAACGGGCAGTGGTCCCAGAGGAGGAGCCTGCCAACGAGTCTACCAACGAGTCTACCAACGAGTCTACCAGCGAATCTACCAGCGAAGGGTGTGGAGAACCCACAGAAGGACGCTCCATACAGTAACACCCGCAGCAACGCACATCAACCCATAAGTCACCATCACGAAGTGACCAAAGCGAGTAGAAATAACACAGAAAAGGAGACGGACAGGATAATGGCAGCGAAAGGATATCTAGATAGAAACCACAATTTCCTGCAGTGCAACCAATACGCAGATAATCACATAGTCCTAGAGGACAGCGTTGAAGATGTAACTTACGAGATTAAACATGCAAATGAAGAAATGGGTGCCAACAGAAGTGGCGCCACGAACACCGCGAGAAATGCAAatccctttttaacaaaatgttataacgaaaaaaatgattatgaATACATCGAGGATGACAACTCTGTGTATAGCGTAAATAACGGACAGCCTGATCAGAAAGTTCCTTACCTAATAATTAACAATGGCCATCGGACGAGTGACAAAATGGACGGCGTGCACTATGCCCCAGAGCGCACATTAAACCGAGGCGACTTCTTAAGCGCAAATGACACACACGGATTTttccccaaggggggaaacaacaACGGAGTTTGCTCTATGGAGGATGGTGATGTCGTCGAAGTAATTCCCAGCGAAGTGGAAGTCACCAGTGCTACCCTCGCTGCGGATAATTATAGCCAGCAAAGTGGTGATCACACCTGTAACCGAGGCAGCAAAGGAAGCAACTACGAAAGTGGCAACTGCGAAAGGGGCAACCTCGAAAGAGGCAACTGCGGTGGTAAGAAGAAACATAGCAGCTGCGCGGAACTGCCCAGTAGTCGCAAAACTGTTGGGAACAACTACCTCACGAGAAGCAAGTCCAGCCTCGACATCCAGCACAACTATTCAGATCATAGCATTGATTCCATTTATGACCGAAGAAGGAACAGGCTATACGAATACGACTCCGTAATgggtaggaaaaaattgagaaaacAGGGGAGACCAAAACTAACACAAAAGGCGACAAAGAAAAAGCGAAAGACGAGATCGTTAAATGATATAGATATGAATTACTCCGTTGAAGTCCCAAAGTTAGGCAGAGGGAAACGGAGGAAAAGAGGTTTCAAACTTaggagcaaaaataaaaacaaaaacatcaGCGCGATTAGCAGCGGAAATGGCAAAAGAAGCGAAAGTACAAACATGAACAGCAGTAGCCACGAAATGTGTAACCCGAATAGAGACCCATTCAACTACGAAAAGATGGAAGATGAACCAATCCACATGACGAACGAAGAATTTCATCATAGCAAAATTTCCAGCGGCAACATAAACTATGAGCAAAGTAACCTAAATCCATATAGACAAAGAATCACGGCGGCAGATTACAACGGAGGAGGCATCGCATCGGCTGATATGAAAGGCTCTAGTTTAAGCTCGATAGACTATTACAGGAATTATGACTCGGTCCAATGTGTGAAAGGGGATTtactaaaaaatgaaaagttccCATTCATCTTTTACGATTCGAATATACGCAATTTGGTAATATACTACAAGGAAGATTGCAGTGACGAAATtaaatgcaaatatttttccgcCCAACGATTTGGACACGCAACAGCTAAGAAAATTGCCCTGAACTTTCTAAGGTCCCTAGGAATCAATCCAGATCACctagaaaataataatgtcTTTTCCTATGAAAAGGACTCCAAAAGTAAGCTGTTCAACATGGCAAGAGGAAAGGCATATGTAGACAAAGAAGAAAACTCAAATATTAATCTTATATATGATACCAAAAAGAGAAACGTAATCGTCTCATGGATTAACAAAGTGAAAGGATATAGCTTCAGGAAATTCTCAACACAGAGATTCGGGTTCGATGTTGCCCTATGCCTGTCCATCGATTTCTACAAAAATttaggaggagaaaaagaagaagaggaaatacgaaattatattaataaagtCAATTCAAATTTTAAGAGCATTCGAATATTaacaagtaaaaaaaaaaaaagaaatttaaaaggaaaaatcatAGATGCCACCACCGAATTTATGGACCTATATTCCAATAGCTACGAAAATATGTACGATCATACCTCCCTCTCCTACTTCTATTTTAGTAACATAAAATacaatatagaaaatataaaaaggaggagtacACAAAACGGAACAAGTACCAACAAGGAGATGAACAAGTACACCAATTTGTTCTACATAACCGATCAGTTTTATCAAATATTCGAATGCAAGTTGAAGAACATACATATGGAGCAGGTAAAAATGACGAGGGTTTATCAGTACGATTTCTTCCTAAATAAAACCTTCTATTTCTTATATCTCAAATATTTAGAAAATGTCAAGTCGGCGCTGTGCGATGAGAATGTCCACAACTTCGCAACCATGTGCGAGCAGGTGAAGTCGTGCAGACGGGGTAAGCAGGGCAATCAGTGCAAGCCGTACAAACAGTGCACCGTGCAGCCATGCCATAAGGTGCTAAGCGCAACCGATGAGCAGTATGCCAGTGACACCCCCACCAACTACTTTCAACTGGTGGACCTCTACTGCGATAGCGATATTCATAGGAACTGCACCAATGGAAATATTAACTACTTCATGAGTAAGATGGACTACTACAGGGACGAAGACATCCTGATGAAAGGCTACTACACCGCGGATGACACCAAACTGTATgaattgtttttcctttccagtGGCCGTAAAGGGGGACTGGAAGAGGACACTTCCCTAGTCGACCTAAACAGCAACTCCTACAACGACAGGGTGTACCCCGAAAGGATTTATCATAAGAAGCTCTACAAGAACGAAGACCATCACAGCGAACTCTACCCAGGGGGAGTAAGCCCAGTGCAAAAGACCAACAGAAGAACAAcgagaaataaaaacgccGAAAGAGGAAAGCCCTTCCAGGACTACCACTTTTATTACAATAGTGGAAACGAGCTTGGGAGCGGTAATGGCAATCCTAGCGGAGATGGCAACAACTGCAACTGCGGTAGTAACAACTGTGGCGACGTGAACAGCAGCAGTAGCGGTAGCAAACGCAAAAACTCCTACAGCCAGTTTGACAATActgatgatgatgacgacGACGATGTGTGGGTTTACAacgagaagaaaaaaggcaccATAAAGAGAAGAAGGATGTCCAAACATAGAAAGAGGAGCAAAACGAAGGGAAAGGCAAAACATAGTACTATGTCGAAAAGGAACTCCATCATGAGTACCAAAAAAAGTGAGAGCTATTATGAAGACGAGGACGAGGAGGGAGACGAAGACGAAGAGGGAGACgaagacgaagaggaaaTGCTACTAAACCAAGTGAGTAGCTACAAAAAAGTTGGTAAAGAAGCGaataaaatgagaaataaATCTACcggaagagggaaaaataaaggggcTCACAAAGGAGCGAGCAAGAAAACCGGGAGGGGAACCAACAAACGGATGCATAAGAGGACTCTTAAAAACGCAAACAAAGGTGTTGCCAAAGGGGGCACAAGAGGAATCAACAAAGGCAACCACCAAGAGCAACATAACATGaactatttaaaaaataaaaaattctcatcaacgaataaaaatataagcaaCTTACTTACCAAGGGGAGAAAATACATTCTCTGCTACAACTATATGGGGAAGATCCAGGTGAAGGTGTTCAGTGCTGATATATATGGCTCCATGACGGCTCAGAAAAAATCTGTTGCATTTTTACAGCAAGTTAGGAGAGAACTAAAAAGTGAGGGTAAAATTCTATACAGCGAGAGTGACAGCAAAACTGCATATGATGTAACAACGTCGCTAATGGAGTCGGCTCTCTTAAATCCGTATGACCACCATGGTTCTTCGATGAACAATAATATCCAGTGCGCAGATCTCCCATCTCAGGCGAACAACACGGTTGTCAAaaagaggagggggaggaaacgcaaaaaaagggaagacgcAGTGGAAGAAGTGTTTGAAATGGCCGTGGCGCTGCAGGCGGGGCAACTCGAATGGAAGGCCCAGTTCGCGCAGGAGCAGGCAAAGCAGGAGGACGCAGAACAGCAGACGAATCGGCAGACGAATCGGCAGACGAATCAGCTGACGAATCAGCTGACAAATCAGCAGACGTACCAGCAGAGCGACCTCGGGGCGCAGAAATGTGCCGGGGGGAGGACGACCATTGGAAAGGGCAAAGAAAACGAGCCGAGCTCCCAATTAAGCTCCCAAATGAACACCCAAATCAGTGACGAAAATGCGCCTGCGAACAACTACCAACATACGAAGCTAAGCGACTCCGCGGATTACCAAAGCATGCACTACTTTTACGAAAATGAAGACAATAATGAAAACGTATCGATGTGCCAATTGCACAGTTGTGAAGATAAAATGGTTAACACTAATGACCCCATTATTCTTTCCGAAAGTTTAATGAAGACGTATTCACCCAGTGAGCAACTTCATAGCGCACTGGACACGCAGAATAAGGACTACAACGGAAAGGAAGAGGAATATGAAAAAGGCACTTTTGGAGAACCCGTTAAAAGGAACCCAAACGGTAGTGACCCCCCtttaaatgaatacataaaCGACACGACAAGGGAAGAAAGAAACCCTTTTGATCATAAAAGCGGAGTGAATTCTTTGAACAAGGCAGCCCCTTCGATAAGTTGCACAAAGAGGTATAGTGACGCAACGGAATATGAAATAAGCACCATGGTAAGTAACAAAAGGGAGCATCTGAACAGCACCATAAGGAGTGAAAGCGAAGATGAAAAGGGTAAAGTCACTTCCCAGATAAATCAAAACGAACAGTTGAGTCTACACTTGGGGAAAGACAAAACGCAAAATAGCAGCCTCATCGGGATTGCGAAACATAACTACTTAAGTAGCGATAAAAGGTCTGCCATAGAAGatccccaaaagggaaaaataaacacttCCATTTGCTTCAACAAATTAAATTCTGAACAGAAAGTAGTCAAGGGGTACTTAACcctaagaaaagaaaaaaccaTCACACCAAATGTAAAAAGGGTGTACTCCTTATACGATTTATACACGAAAATTATTAATGAGTGCGATTACGCAGATTTCTTATCGCAACATAGTGCTCGGAAGATACTCAAAAATAGGAAGGGTGATCCCAATTATGGCCCAAATGATGATCCAAATGAGGATCCGAATGACGATCTAAATGACGATCCGAATGATGACCTTATGGACGATCAGGATGACGACCCAAATTATGATCCAAATTATGACCTCATGGGCGATCAGGATGATGATCCAAATGATGACCCACTGGatgatttttccccctacAGCAAACGCATTATTAtgaaaagtggaaaaacaGAACGGGCGAATAGGAACCGCATACCAAGAACAAGGCGTAATCAAGGTGGACTGGCGAATAACGAAGTGGTCAATAAAAGCGAATGTCGTGATAAGGCCAATCTTCCAAAGGGAAAGGAGACCAAGGCGGAAAGGGGAACCGCTACTGGAAGAGGCACACGTGAAGACgccgaaatggaaaaattcaTTAAAAGTGGAGAATCGCTTAGCAGCAGTGACCATGCGTGCTCCCCACGCAATTTCAAAAATGACTGGAGCGGACTGGTCAAGTATAACACTGCAAAAGGCGTAGTCAAAATCCCCAAAATATGCGTCCACAAATTGGctagaaaaaaagggtacaCCAAACTGACTTGCATTATTTACAGAGGAAAGGGAGAATTCGTTTCTTATTTCCTAGAACggagcaacaaaaaaagtaATGACAGAAACGCggtgcaaaatgaaaagaaggaggacGATATTACCAAACCGAAGGTACCCCTTAAGAGTATCGAAAAAGATGGCTGTGCTAAGTCAAATACCTACCAGTGCAGCACTGGTGGGAATGCAGCCAAAGAACAGGCTACACAATCGAAcaagaaatattatttaagagaaaagcaaagcaaCCTCTTATCAGAAAATGctatgttttaa
- a CDS encoding hypothetical protein (encoded by transcript PVX_081825A) → MTIWKIFPILLYHMVLNSFVPCTTTKGERPSGLPLSEENIKKILSINHIDNFDEYLKLIKFKYEMVEIANEHFKKIASHERRILQNSKDILVKVLKKNAKKNKLKISQEYLQDTAQYILNELRRINEVKRIEQEVYDENCDSYREDYYEYRDRQFDAAFENAHSNWANNELTKDFDPQWKKVKWDLWVDYFNDILQTLKIKDYMLHVSILHLRTISSSCKEIYDALKATLIQTYKNPFTQEYYKFLDSSVEDWEKQKKNQPQERKSQ, encoded by the coding sequence ATGaccatttggaaaatatttccaatCCTTTTGTACCATATGGTTCTCAATTCGTTTGTTCCATGCACAACAACGAAGGGAGAGAGACCATCGGGTCTCCCCTTAAGTGAAGAAAACATAAAGAAAATTCTGTCCATTAACCATATTGATAACTTTGATGAGTATCTAAAATTAATTAAGTTCAAATATGAAATGGTCGAAATAGCCAATgaacactttaaaaaaatcgctAGCCATGAAAGACGCATTCTCCAAAATTCCAAAGACATTTTAGTTAAAGTTCTtaagaaaaatgcaaaaaaaaataaattaaaaatttcacaagAGTATTTGCAAGATACGGCTCAGTACATCCTCAATGAATTAAGAAGAATAAATGAAGTGAAAAGAATAGAACAAGAAGTGTACGATGAAAATTGTGATTCCTACAGAGAGGACTATTACGAATATAGAGATAGACAATTTGATGCAGCCTTTGAAAATGCTCACAGCAATTGGGCTAATAACGAATTAACAAAAGATTTTGATCCCCAATGGAAAAAAGTCAAGTGGGATTTATGGGTCGATTATTTTAATGACATTTTGCAAACCCTAAAAATTAAGGATTACATGCTACATGTCTCAATTCTGCATCTAAGAACTATTTCTAGTTCGTGCAAAGAAATCTATGATGCTTTAAAAGCCACATTAATTCAAACCTATAAAAATCCTTTCACACAAGAGTACTACAAATTTCTGGATTCATCTGTGGAGGAttgggaaaaacaaaagaagaaTCAGCCACAGGAAAGGAAGTCACAGTAG